From the genome of Triticum aestivum cultivar Chinese Spring chromosome 3B, IWGSC CS RefSeq v2.1, whole genome shotgun sequence, one region includes:
- the LOC123067127 gene encoding uncharacterized protein — translation LIDFIDLSDHDITDLSSSDDETVQEDHIATQHRAASLDRQTMHVMDGEGIQDVQAAFVAASEGRQDVQALFAAASEGRQAAGDCGHALEITTSSLVTEKEPLVAASEGSQDVQAVLVAAREGSQDVQAAFVAASEGSQDVKVVLVVATEGSQEAANSGNGLEATALSLVTEKAPLDMAESHNCPRSPTSAPFPSPTSTVLKAPTFEGGDAKLVRGKVKRPRKNYHTGTPRTSPRFELKPECRNGPLEELPAEALTSEGGDAELVREKMQHPGKDYHSGTPGTSPRFEPKRECHNGPVKELPAEALTSEGGNAKLLRGKVKHPRMNYHTSTPRISPRFVPKLECHNRPVEELPAKALTSEGGNEELVRGKLKHPRKNYPAGTPRTSPRFEPKRECHNGSVEEMPAKVLTSEGGDAELVRGEVKLSRKNYHTGTPRTSPRFATKRGCRNGSVEELPAEVLTSDGADAELVREKVKHARKDYHTGTPRTSPRFQLKRERHKGPVEELAADHMRFRTLEELIASPDNAESAKTPSTDSLN, via the exons CTAATAGATTTCATAGATCTGAGTGATCATGATATTACTGACTTGAGCAGCAGCGATGACGAGACTGTTCAGGAGGATCATATTGCAACTCAGCACCGGGCGGCGTCGCTTGATAGGCAGACTATGCATGTCATGGATGGTGAAGGAATCCAAGATGTGCAGGCTGCGTTTGTTGCAGCTAGTGAAGGAAGGCAAGATGTGCAGGCTCTGTTTGCTGCAGCTAGTGAAGGAAGACAAGCGGCTGGGGATTGTGGACATGCTTTGGAAATCACCACATCGTCCTTGGTTACGGAAAAAGAACCTCTTGTTGCAGCTAGTGAAGGAAGCCAAGATGTGCAAGCTGTGCTTGTTGCAGCTCGTGAAGGAAGCCAAGATGTGCAGGCTGCGTTTGTTGCAGCTAGTGAAGGAAGCCAAGATGTGAAGGTTGTGCTTGTTGTAGCTACTGAAGGAAGTCAAGAAGCTGCTAACTCTGGAAATGGTTTGGAAGCTACAGCATTGTCTTTGGTTACTGAAAAAGCACCTCTTGATATGGCTGAATCGCACAACTGTCCTCGCTCTCCCACATCAGCGCCGTTCCCCA GCCCGACTTCTACCGTTCTGAAGGCTCCGACCTTTGAAGGTGGCGATGCAAAGCTGGTAAGAGGGAAGGTGAAGCGTCCCAGGAAGAACTACCACACTGGTACTCCTAGGACAAGTCCTAGGTTTGAACTGAAGCCTGAATGTCGGAACGGGCCTCTAGAAGAGCTGCCAGCCGAGGCACTGACCTCTGAAGGTGGCGACGCAGAGCTGGTGAGAGAGAAGATGCAACATCCTGGGAAGGATTACCATTCCGGCACTCCTGGGACAAGTCCTAGGTTTGAACCGAAGCGTGAATGTCATAACGGGCCTGTGAAAGAGCTGCCAGCCGAGGCTCTGACCTCTGAAGGTGGCAACGCAAAGCTGTTGAGAGGGAAGGTCAAGCATCCTCGGATGAACTACCATACCAGCACTCCTAGGATAAGTCCTAGGTTTGTACCGAAGCTTGAATGTCATAACAGGCCTGTGGAAGAGCTGCCAGCCAAGGCTCTGACCTCTGAAGGTGGCAATGAAGAGCTGGTGAGAGGGAAGCTGAAACATCCTAGGAAGAACTACCCTGCTGGCACTCCTAGGACAAGTCCTAGGTTTGAACCAAAGCGTGAATGTCATAACGGGTCTGTGGAAGAAATGCCAGCCAAGGTTCTGACCTCTGAAGGTGGTGATGCTGAGCTGGTGAGAGGGGAAGTGAAACTTTCTAGGAAGAACTACCATACCGGCACTCCTCGGACAAGTCCTAGGTTTGCAACAAAGCGTGGATGTCGTAACGGGTCTGTGGAAGAGCTGCCAGCTGAGGTTCTGACCTCTGATGGTGCTGATGCAGAGCTGGTGAGGGAGAAGGTGAAACATGCTAGGAAGGATTACCATACTGGCACTCCTAGGACAAGTCCTAGGTTTCAACTGAAGCGTGAACGTCACAAGGGGCCCGTGGAAGAACTGGCAGCCGATCACATGAGGTTCCGCACACTAGAAGAATTAATTGCCTCTCCTGACAATGCAGAATCTGCGAAGACCCCCTCTACCGACTCTCTGAACTAA